In the genome of Montipora foliosa isolate CH-2021 chromosome 3, ASM3666993v2, whole genome shotgun sequence, one region contains:
- the LOC137995326 gene encoding neuropeptide FF receptor 2-like translates to MEDVSGTANSTPTSIGYTVYSANIETSANITNNASLWLQNDIDKLATGFKLTGFLLLFFLSLSGNALLVAVLLKNANQRMRTPSNYFIFSMACGDIIITVYCMPQFAITTAYHYRWLVSGVAGLVLCRISFFLGQLSVLVSTASLFAIALDRLFLVFYPLKRKITLAKAKYLIVAIWLLSTAFSLPSLRMAKVFEREPGYPVCNLDFELQSFIVIYVLFCFTIVIALPLMATIAIYIAIAIKLNGTKSPGSQLPSNRERREQMNHKILTMLVAVVAVLIVCRLPLIIRILSCMFGSIEICGQHNVVFAGWFLTYANSGINPWIYFIFNEQFRHGAKLVLENVFPCCCKSVNVIEAVETNDVGMSTHLPRQ, encoded by the coding sequence ATGGAAGACGTGTCTGGTACAGCTAACAGCACACCCACATCTATAGGATATACCGTGTACAGCGCAAACATTGAGACCAGTGCAAACATAACAAATAATGCTTCGCTGTGGTTGCAGAACGACATTGACAAATTGGCCACGGGATTCAAACTTACGGGCTTTCTTTTACTCTTTTTCCTTTCGTTATCCGGAAACGCCTTACTGGTAGCAGTATTACTCAAGAACGCCAACCAAAGAATGCGTACACCGAGTAACTATTTCATTTTCAGCATGGCTTGCGGGGATATCATTATCACTGTATATTGCATGCCACAGTTTGCAATAACAACAGCCTACCACTATCGATGGCTTGTCAGCGGAGTTGCTGGCCTGGTACTGTGTCGTATATCGTTCTTTCTTGGTCAATTATCCGTGCTTGTTTCCACTGCTAGCCTGTTTGCTATCGCCTTGGATCGCTTGTTTCTGGTGTTTTAtccactgaaaagaaaaattactctTGCGAAAGCGAAATACCTGATTGTTGCAATTTGGTTGCTCTCGACAGCATTCTCTTTACCATCATTAAGAATGGCCAAAGTTTTTGAGAGAGAGCCCGGATATCCCGTTTGCAATCTCGATTTCGAGCTGCAGTCATTTATCGTCATCTACGTCTTGTTTTGCTTCACCATCGTTATCGCGTTGCCCCTTATGGCTACTATCGCCATTTATATCGCCATCGCGATAAAACTGAACGGAACTAAGAGTCCAGGAAGCCAACTGCCATCAAATCGAGAGCGAAGGGAGCAGATGAACCACAAGATTCTCACAATGCTCGTAGCTGTTGTCGCTGTGTTGATTGTCTGCCGTCTTCCTCTGATAATTCGAATCTTATCCTGTATGTTTGGTTCAATAGAAATTTGCGGCCAACATAATGTTGTGTTTGCAGGCTGGTTTCTGACTTACGCCAACAGCGGTATAAACCCATGGATTTACTTCATCTTCAACGAGCAATTTCGCCATGGAGCCAAATTGGTGCTAGAGAACGTTTTTCCCTGTTGCTGTAAATCTGTAAACGTAATTGAAGCTGTGGAAACTAATGATGTAGGTATGTCAACTCACCTCCCACGGCAATGA
- the LOC137995327 gene encoding orexin receptor type 2-like, translated as MEDVSTTANSAPTSIAYTVYSLSIENSANITNNASLWLQNDIDKLATGFKLTGFLLLFLVSLSGNGLLVAVLLKNTDHRVRTPSNYFIFSMTCGDIILTVYCMPKFAITTAYHYRWLVSGVAGLALCRLSVFLGQLSVLVSTASLFAIALDRLFLVFYPLKRKITLTKAKYAIVANWLLSIVFSLPPLKVAKVLEIEPGYFVCTFDFELQSFIVVYLLFCFSIVFAFPLMAIAIYIAIAIKLNRTKRPGNQLPSNRGRREQMNHKILTMLVAVVAVLIVCRLPLIIVILSCMFGSKEICGQHNFVFAGLFLTYANSGINPWIYFIFNEQFRQGAKLVLKKVFPCCCKSVNVIEAVESNGVDMSTHLPRQ; from the coding sequence ATGGAAGACGTGTCTACTACAGCTAACAGCGCACCCACATCTATAGCGTATACCGTGTACAGCTTAAGCATTGAGAACAGTGCAAACATAACAAATAATGCTTCGCTGTGGTTGCAGAACGACATTGACAAATTGGCCACGGGATTCAAACTTACGGGCTTTCTTTTACTCTTTCTCGTTTCGTTATCCGGAAACGGCTTATTGGTAGCAGTATTACTCAAGAACACCGATCACAGAGTGCGTACACCGAGTAACTATTTCATTTTCAGCATGACTTGCGGGGATATCATTCTCACTGTATATTGCATGCCTAAGTTTGCAATAACAACAGCCTACCACTATCGATGGCTTGTCAGCGGAGTTGCTGGCCTGGCACTATGTCGTTTATCAGTCTTCCTTGGTCAATTATCCGTACTTGTTTCCACTGCTAGCCTGTTTGCTATCGCCTTGGATCGTTTGTTTCTGGTGTTTTAtccactgaaaagaaaaattactctTACCAAAGCAAAGTACGCAATTGTTGCAAACTGGTTGCTCTCAATAGTATTCTCTCTACCACCATTAAAAGTGGCCAAAGTCCTTGAGATAGAGCCTGGATATTTCGTTTGCACTTTTGATTTCGAGCTGCAGTCATTTATCGTCGTCTATCTCTTGTTTTGCTTCTCGATCGTTTTCGCGTTTCCCCTTATGGCTATCGCCATTTATATCGCCATCGCGATAAAACTGAACCGAACTAAGAGACCAGGCAACCAACTGCCATCAAACCGAGGGCGAAGAGAGCAGATGAACCACAAGATTCTCACAATGCTCGTAGCTGTTGTCGCTGTGTTGATTGTGTGCCGTCTTCCTCTAATAATTGTAATCTTATCCTGTATGTTTGGttcaaaagaaatttgcggCCAACATAATTTTGTGTTTGCAGGCTTGTTTCTGACCTATGCGAACAGTGGTATAAACCCATGGATTTACTTCATCTTCAACGAGCAATTTCGCCAGGGAGCCAAATTGGTGCTAAAGAAAGTGTTTCCCTGTTGCTGTAAATCTGTAAACGTAATTGAAGCTGTGGAATCTAATGGTGTAGATATGTCAACTCACCTACCACGGCAATGA